In one window of Reinekea forsetii DNA:
- a CDS encoding TetR/AcrR family transcriptional regulator, which translates to MTDKRTQLINAATDLFAREGFWNTSTARIAKHAGVATGTLFNYFASKEALIDAVYVEIKTRVADATLPGLPDLNDTVACFNHFWCTYIRWGVDNPIEHDLLQQMKLANMASQEAETQLHQQFAVMGQLLEHFSRLDNTVAVPLPYMIKLIFAQLEVAIDSAIDANLTGAALQQHIDTGFAIALRSLTIN; encoded by the coding sequence ATGACAGACAAACGCACTCAACTGATCAACGCCGCCACCGACCTCTTTGCCCGAGAAGGGTTCTGGAACACCTCGACCGCGCGGATCGCTAAGCATGCCGGCGTGGCCACCGGGACGCTGTTTAATTACTTCGCCAGTAAAGAAGCCTTGATCGATGCGGTCTATGTGGAAATTAAGACGCGCGTCGCCGATGCCACCTTACCCGGCCTGCCGGATTTGAACGATACCGTCGCCTGCTTTAACCACTTTTGGTGCACTTACATCCGCTGGGGTGTCGATAACCCGATAGAACACGACCTGTTACAACAAATGAAATTGGCCAATATGGCCAGTCAAGAGGCTGAGACTCAGCTCCACCAACAGTTTGCCGTGATGGGCCAATTATTGGAGCACTTCAGTCGGTTGGACAATACCGTCGCGGTGCCCTTGCCCTATATGATCAAGCTTATTTTCGCGCAGCTGGAAGTTGCGATCGACAGCGCCATTGACGCCAATTTAACCGGCGCAGCACTGCAACAACATATCGACACCGGCTTCGCGATTGCGCTGCGTAGCTTAACGATCAATTAA
- a CDS encoding glycogen/starch/alpha-glucan phosphorylase produces MATNLSAAPQPQLTVPQFKESVLKHLHSTLGTYEEKASQQAWNQAIAAAINEFVYDGVSRTRKTHAGKGTRAVHYLSLEFLMGRLMSNNLQNLGLYEIADAAMTDLGQSLSDILEEEPDMALGNGGLGRLAACFIDSMATLSLPAIGYGIHYEHGLFRQEFYKGRQVERPDEWREFGSSWEICRPESQQTVKLYGYVETVYEQGQSRKVWRPSRTLRAIPWDIPIVGYGGQNVNILRLWESRADKFFDWDVFNSGGYLDAYAESVQAETVSKVLYPNDETEAGKELRLIQQYFFSAASIADVMRRYKSAHGNDLSKFAELNAMQLNDTHPAIAIPELMRILVDEEGFTWHDAWTMTRATFAYTNHTLLPEALERWPLKLIEKVLPRHMEIIFEINSRFLQDEVEAKWPGDDAVKRKLSIIEEGSAQMVRMGNLSAVGSHTVNGVAQIHSELVKKDLFPELNALWPTKFTNVTNGITPRRWMKACNPRLSSLIEKHVDADWPRYLEKLSGLKALADDAAFQKDYMAVKQANKEDFVKVIRELTGIEVSADAIFDVQIKRLHEYKRQHLNLLHIMALYRRLLIDPNYDLHPRVFIFGAKAAPGYRLAKEIIFAINKVAEKINNDVRINNKLKVVFLPNYRVSLAEKLIPASDVSEQISLAGKEASGTGNMKLALNGAITIGTMDGANIEIAEEAGTDNVVIFGMEVDDVEALLAKGYQPADYYRSNDELKAVLDWLDGDFFTPGEPGLLSEVKRNLIESDSFMVLADFEAYSEAQKKIDTLYRDKKAWARAAIMNTASLAKFNSDRSIQDYAENIWHIKAVPAKS; encoded by the coding sequence ATGGCGACTAACCTATCCGCGGCACCGCAACCGCAACTAACAGTGCCGCAATTCAAAGAATCGGTCCTGAAGCATTTACATTCCACCCTCGGGACCTATGAAGAAAAGGCCTCCCAGCAAGCGTGGAATCAGGCCATTGCCGCGGCCATCAACGAGTTTGTCTACGACGGTGTCAGCCGTACCCGAAAGACCCATGCTGGCAAAGGCACACGGGCGGTGCACTATTTGTCATTGGAATTTCTGATGGGTCGACTGATGTCGAACAACTTGCAGAATCTCGGCCTCTATGAAATTGCCGATGCGGCGATGACAGACCTGGGTCAGAGCCTGTCCGATATCTTGGAAGAAGAGCCCGATATGGCCCTGGGCAACGGCGGATTAGGTCGTCTGGCAGCCTGCTTTATCGATTCGATGGCGACCCTGAGTTTGCCGGCCATTGGCTATGGCATTCACTATGAACACGGCCTGTTTCGGCAAGAATTTTACAAGGGTCGCCAGGTGGAGCGGCCCGACGAGTGGCGTGAGTTTGGCAGTTCATGGGAAATATGCCGACCGGAATCGCAGCAGACCGTTAAGCTATACGGCTATGTGGAAACGGTTTATGAGCAGGGCCAATCGCGTAAAGTGTGGCGCCCGAGCCGAACCTTACGTGCCATTCCCTGGGATATCCCGATCGTCGGTTACGGCGGTCAAAATGTGAATATCCTGCGCTTGTGGGAATCGCGTGCCGATAAGTTTTTCGACTGGGATGTCTTTAACTCTGGCGGTTATCTCGATGCCTATGCCGAATCGGTGCAAGCCGAAACCGTCTCCAAGGTGCTCTACCCCAATGATGAAACCGAAGCGGGTAAAGAACTGCGCCTGATCCAGCAATATTTTTTCAGCGCCGCCTCGATTGCCGATGTGATGCGCCGCTATAAGAGCGCTCACGGTAACGATCTGAGCAAGTTTGCCGAACTCAATGCCATGCAGTTGAACGATACTCACCCGGCCATCGCGATCCCAGAATTGATGCGTATCCTGGTCGATGAAGAAGGCTTCACTTGGCATGACGCGTGGACCATGACCCGCGCCACCTTCGCCTACACAAACCATACCCTGTTGCCTGAAGCCCTCGAACGTTGGCCGTTAAAGTTGATCGAAAAGGTTTTGCCGCGCCATATGGAAATTATTTTCGAAATCAACTCACGCTTTTTACAGGACGAGGTTGAAGCCAAATGGCCTGGCGATGATGCCGTTAAACGCAAGCTGTCGATCATCGAAGAAGGCTCGGCGCAGATGGTACGCATGGGCAATCTGTCCGCGGTTGGCTCGCACACGGTTAACGGTGTGGCGCAGATTCACTCCGAATTGGTCAAGAAAGATCTGTTCCCAGAACTCAATGCGCTTTGGCCCACCAAGTTCACCAATGTCACCAATGGCATCACTCCACGACGCTGGATGAAGGCCTGCAATCCGCGCTTGTCGAGTCTGATCGAAAAGCATGTCGATGCCGATTGGCCACGTTATCTTGAGAAACTATCTGGCCTAAAAGCCCTCGCCGATGACGCTGCGTTCCAGAAAGACTATATGGCCGTCAAGCAAGCTAACAAGGAAGATTTTGTTAAGGTGATCCGAGAGTTAACCGGTATCGAGGTCAGTGCCGATGCGATCTTCGATGTGCAGATCAAGCGCTTGCACGAATACAAACGTCAGCACCTTAACCTATTGCACATTATGGCGCTCTATCGCCGCCTATTGATCGATCCGAACTATGATTTGCACCCACGCGTCTTTATCTTCGGCGCCAAGGCCGCGCCAGGTTATCGCTTGGCGAAGGAAATTATTTTTGCGATCAATAAGGTTGCTGAAAAAATTAACAATGATGTGCGTATCAACAATAAACTCAAGGTCGTCTTCCTACCCAACTATCGAGTGTCGCTAGCCGAAAAACTGATTCCGGCGTCCGATGTCTCCGAGCAAATTTCACTGGCAGGCAAAGAAGCCTCGGGCACCGGTAATATGAAGCTGGCGTTAAACGGTGCCATCACCATTGGTACCATGGACGGCGCAAATATTGAAATTGCCGAAGAAGCCGGCACCGACAATGTGGTGATCTTCGGTATGGAAGTGGATGACGTCGAGGCGTTGTTGGCCAAGGGTTATCAGCCGGCCGATTATTATCGCAGCAACGATGAACTGAAGGCGGTGCTCGACTGGTTAGATGGTGATTTCTTTACCCCAGGAGAGCCCGGTCTGTTATCTGAAGTCAAACGCAACTTGATTGAGTCGGATTCCTTTATGGTCCTGGCCGACTTTGAGGCCTACAGCGAGGCACAGAAAAAAATCGACACACTATACCGTGACAAAAAGGCCTGGGCCCGAGCTGCCATTATGAATACGGCCAGTTTGGCGAAGTTCAATTCGGACCGATCGATTCAAGACTATGCCGAAAATATTTGGCATATCAAGGCCGTCCCGGCCAAGTCTTGA
- a CDS encoding methyl-accepting chemotaxis protein → MNHLTIKHLTGLLALLALALSIVLALFVYTDVRLLRQMLAKNETVLLPIIRQGYEARINTIQVQQWLTDISATRAQDGLNDGFDEAKSAYQNFRQNIQQLLALDPANEALYRAILPVFDAYYGAGKNMAQAYIDGGPAAGNLLMTPFDDSAAAIGAKLDQLHQQIELLARQNIAQAQSTISRHIVTLLASFAALAAILLLMFVFVVVRVATPAHKIAERLSAIADGDLTHDLDDGRRDELGAIVTASSRIGAKFQHFISQIVGGSNLNSAYSYALLFSMQDATEVIEHQVQESARIVAEVEALMASTRAMQEAVQQTVLETGDAREQVNASRTNLGDANTIVRELEQHLDHAEVAITDLAGQCQSINTVVSTISGIADQTNLLALNAAIEAARAGEQGRGFAVVADEVRALAQRTQESTGEIRQTVDALQKLADTAVTTINQNKAVAARNAALSEDVIESLSKTFGYIEAIYRSNQRVHDITEIQLSNVQTISARTQMIEDLSAQVMHKIGRSDRLSGYMKQSLQSFTTISEQVKIR, encoded by the coding sequence ATGAATCACTTGACCATTAAACACCTAACCGGGCTCTTGGCTTTGCTGGCCCTTGCACTGTCGATTGTTCTCGCTCTCTTCGTCTACACCGATGTCCGTCTGTTGCGGCAAATGTTGGCCAAAAATGAAACGGTACTCTTGCCAATTATTCGTCAAGGCTATGAAGCGCGCATCAATACCATTCAAGTACAGCAATGGCTTACCGACATCAGCGCGACACGCGCTCAGGATGGTTTGAACGATGGCTTCGATGAAGCCAAGAGTGCCTATCAAAACTTTCGTCAAAATATTCAGCAGCTGTTGGCGTTGGACCCGGCCAATGAAGCACTCTATCGCGCGATTTTACCGGTATTTGACGCCTACTACGGTGCCGGTAAGAATATGGCTCAGGCCTATATAGATGGGGGCCCCGCGGCTGGCAATCTGCTGATGACGCCGTTCGATGATTCCGCTGCGGCAATCGGCGCTAAGCTCGACCAGCTTCATCAACAGATCGAATTGCTCGCCCGGCAGAATATCGCTCAGGCGCAGAGTACGATCAGCCGTCATATAGTCACCCTGTTGGCCAGCTTTGCCGCGCTTGCGGCGATCCTACTGCTGATGTTCGTCTTTGTCGTCGTGCGGGTCGCGACGCCAGCCCACAAGATCGCCGAGCGTTTGAGCGCCATCGCCGATGGCGACTTAACCCATGATTTGGACGACGGGCGACGCGATGAGTTAGGCGCTATTGTGACGGCGTCGAGCCGCATCGGCGCAAAATTCCAACATTTTATTAGCCAGATTGTCGGTGGCTCCAATTTGAATTCGGCCTATTCCTATGCCCTGCTGTTTTCGATGCAAGATGCCACCGAGGTGATCGAACATCAGGTCCAGGAAAGTGCCCGAATTGTCGCGGAAGTGGAGGCGCTTATGGCCTCAACTCGGGCGATGCAGGAGGCGGTACAGCAGACGGTATTGGAAACCGGTGATGCGCGTGAGCAGGTCAATGCCAGTCGCACTAATTTGGGCGACGCCAACACCATCGTGCGGGAATTGGAGCAGCACCTAGACCACGCCGAAGTCGCCATCACCGATCTGGCCGGTCAGTGCCAATCGATCAATACGGTGGTGTCGACCATCAGTGGTATAGCCGACCAGACCAATTTGTTAGCCCTCAATGCGGCCATCGAAGCCGCCCGCGCCGGAGAACAGGGGCGCGGTTTCGCGGTGGTCGCAGACGAGGTGCGGGCACTGGCGCAGCGCACTCAGGAGTCCACTGGGGAGATCCGCCAAACCGTCGATGCGTTGCAAAAACTGGCCGACACGGCGGTTACGACGATCAACCAGAATAAGGCGGTTGCGGCGCGCAATGCGGCCTTAAGTGAGGATGTTATTGAGTCGTTGAGCAAGACCTTTGGTTATATAGAGGCGATCTATCGATCCAATCAACGGGTGCATGATATCACTGAGATTCAGCTCAGCAATGTGCAGACGATCAGTGCGCGCACCCAGATGATTGAGGATTTGTCGGCCCAGGTTATGCACAAAATCGGTCGCAGTGACCGTCTTAGCGGGTATATGAAACAGAGCCTACAATCCTTTACCACCATCAGCGAGCAAGTGAAAATCCGCTGA
- a CDS encoding phosphoglycerate dehydrogenase, with protein sequence MYKIRTYNTIAVEGLDQFPRAQYEVGSEIAQPDGILLRSATLHDLTFPTGLKAIARAGAGVNNVPVERCTESGIVVFNSPGANANAVKELVMAGLLLSSRGIYAGLSYTAGLSEVTAEDMGPLLEAEKKHFKGQELMGKTLGVVGLGAIGSSVANMALGMGMKVIGYDPAISIDAAWRLPNQVQKAENLQQLLSRSDYISLHVPAIEATKNLINSTSLASIKDGAKLLNFARESIVNTADALVALNTGKLSAYVTDFPSPELINRPDVIALPHLGASTREAEDNCAIMGARQLIEFIEHGNIRNSVNFPNCELERTTAYRICFANQNVPKVLSQVLNLLAEENINVVEMLNKSRDNIAYNILDIDSEPSAEVLAAIAGTEQVFHLRSI encoded by the coding sequence ATGTATAAAATTCGCACCTATAACACCATTGCCGTCGAAGGCCTCGATCAATTCCCGCGCGCCCAATATGAGGTCGGCAGCGAAATTGCCCAACCCGATGGGATTTTACTGCGCAGCGCCACGTTGCACGACCTAACATTCCCGACCGGCCTTAAGGCGATAGCGCGCGCCGGGGCTGGCGTCAATAATGTCCCGGTAGAGCGCTGCACCGAATCCGGCATCGTGGTTTTCAACAGTCCCGGTGCCAATGCCAATGCGGTCAAGGAGCTGGTCATGGCCGGCCTATTGCTGTCCTCGCGCGGTATTTATGCCGGCCTGAGCTACACAGCGGGTCTGTCAGAGGTCACGGCGGAGGATATGGGTCCACTGCTCGAGGCCGAGAAGAAGCATTTCAAGGGCCAGGAATTGATGGGCAAGACACTCGGCGTGGTGGGCCTCGGCGCTATTGGCTCCAGTGTGGCCAATATGGCGCTGGGTATGGGCATGAAGGTGATCGGCTACGACCCGGCCATCTCAATCGATGCCGCCTGGCGTTTACCCAATCAGGTCCAAAAGGCGGAGAATTTGCAACAGTTGCTCAGCCGCAGTGACTACATTAGCCTGCATGTACCGGCGATCGAGGCGACCAAAAACCTGATTAACAGCACCAGTTTGGCCAGCATCAAGGACGGCGCAAAGCTACTCAATTTTGCCCGGGAATCGATCGTTAATACCGCCGATGCCCTCGTCGCGCTTAACACCGGCAAGCTCTCCGCCTATGTCACGGATTTCCCCAGCCCAGAACTGATCAATCGACCCGATGTGATTGCCCTACCGCATTTAGGAGCCAGCACGCGAGAGGCAGAGGACAACTGTGCCATTATGGGTGCGCGCCAACTGATTGAATTTATTGAACACGGCAATATTCGCAATTCGGTCAATTTCCCCAACTGTGAACTGGAGCGCACCACGGCTTATCGGATCTGTTTTGCCAATCAAAACGTGCCCAAGGTCCTGAGCCAGGTCCTGAACCTGCTCGCCGAGGAGAATATCAATGTGGTCGAAATGTTGAATAAGAGCCGGGATAATATCGCCTACAATATTTTGGATATCGACAGCGAACCGTCCGCTGAGGTTTTGGCGGCCATTGCCGGCACCGAACAGGTATTTCATCTGCGCTCGATCTAA
- a CDS encoding phosphoserine transaminase, protein MKPSLKPQNPNFSSGPCSKRPGYRLSNLDQTLLGRSHRSSIGKIALKKACDQTAQLLDLPAGYRVGVVPGSDTGAMEIAMWSLLGPRPVDVFGWESFGQGWITDITKQLKLPEVRTLTADYGQLPDMTQANPEHDTVFTWNGTTSGAKLPNGDWIADERTGLTICDATSAVFAMELPWSKLDVVTFSWQKVLGGEGAHGMLILSPRAVERLESYTPAWPMPKIFRLTAGGKLSEGIFRGETINTPSMLCVADYLDALSWVEQIGGVQQSIAKSTANLAVLEAFVEQTPWIHFLAQEAAIRSNTSVCFTLDLSAEQIKQLVKLLADEGVAYDIGAYKDAPDGLRIWAGATVEEADLSALLPWLDWAYTQVA, encoded by the coding sequence ATGAAACCAAGCCTTAAACCCCAGAATCCGAATTTCTCCTCCGGGCCGTGCAGTAAACGTCCGGGTTACCGCCTCAGCAACCTCGATCAAACCTTACTCGGCCGATCGCACCGCTCGAGCATTGGCAAAATCGCGCTGAAAAAAGCCTGTGACCAAACTGCACAACTGCTGGATCTACCGGCCGGCTATCGGGTTGGGGTCGTACCGGGGTCCGACACCGGTGCCATGGAAATCGCGATGTGGAGCCTACTGGGTCCGCGGCCGGTCGATGTATTCGGGTGGGAGTCCTTTGGCCAGGGCTGGATTACCGACATTACCAAACAATTAAAGCTGCCCGAAGTGCGCACGCTGACCGCCGACTATGGCCAACTGCCCGATATGACTCAGGCGAACCCGGAGCACGACACGGTCTTTACCTGGAACGGCACCACCTCTGGGGCCAAGTTGCCCAATGGCGACTGGATTGCCGATGAACGCACCGGCCTAACCATTTGCGATGCCACTTCCGCGGTATTTGCCATGGAGCTGCCCTGGTCCAAGCTGGATGTTGTGACCTTTTCCTGGCAGAAGGTACTCGGTGGTGAAGGGGCCCACGGCATGTTGATCTTGTCCCCGCGTGCGGTGGAGCGATTAGAGTCCTATACCCCAGCTTGGCCGATGCCGAAAATATTTCGCCTGACCGCCGGTGGCAAACTCAGTGAGGGTATATTCCGCGGCGAAACCATCAATACGCCGTCGATGCTCTGCGTCGCCGACTACCTCGATGCCTTGTCTTGGGTGGAACAGATTGGCGGCGTGCAACAGAGCATTGCCAAATCGACGGCCAACTTGGCCGTTTTAGAAGCCTTTGTCGAACAGACTCCTTGGATTCATTTTCTGGCCCAGGAAGCGGCTATTCGCTCCAATACCAGTGTCTGTTTTACGCTCGATCTGAGCGCCGAACAAATTAAGCAACTGGTGAAACTGTTGGCGGACGAGGGCGTTGCATATGACATCGGCGCCTATAAGGACGCTCCAGACGGGTTACGAATTTGGGCTGGTGCGACCGTTGAAGAAGCCGATTTGTCTGCCCTGCTGCCTTGGCTTGACTGGGCTTATACCCAAGTCGCCTGA
- a CDS encoding peroxiredoxin, with protein sequence MQNSVPSVVFKTRVRNEALGGPNPFEWQDVSTDELFAGKNVVVFSLPGAFTPTCSTSHLPRYEELYSEFQAQGVDAVVCVSVNDAFVMYQWGQSQKAENVFLLPDGNGEFTRKMGMLVDKNNLGFGQRSWRYAMHVENGQISKLFSEAGFADNCATDPFEVSDADTMLNYLKAR encoded by the coding sequence ATGCAAAACAGTGTCCCGTCCGTTGTCTTTAAAACCCGAGTGCGCAATGAAGCCTTAGGCGGCCCGAATCCGTTTGAATGGCAAGATGTCAGTACCGATGAGCTGTTTGCCGGTAAAAACGTTGTGGTTTTTTCCCTACCGGGCGCCTTTACGCCAACCTGCTCAACTTCGCATCTGCCACGTTATGAAGAGCTGTACAGCGAATTTCAAGCCCAGGGCGTCGATGCAGTGGTCTGTGTCTCGGTCAATGATGCCTTCGTAATGTATCAGTGGGGTCAAAGTCAGAAGGCCGAAAACGTCTTTCTGCTGCCCGATGGCAATGGCGAATTTACCCGTAAAATGGGTATGTTAGTCGACAAGAACAATCTCGGCTTTGGTCAACGCAGCTGGCGTTATGCCATGCATGTTGAAAATGGCCAGATTAGTAAGTTGTTCAGCGAGGCCGGTTTTGCCGACAATTGCGCCACCGACCCCTTTGAAGTGTCCGATGCCGATACCATGCTGAACTACCTAAAAGCGCGCTAA
- a CDS encoding JmjC domain-containing protein, giving the protein MTNAPNPLGIPDITSFLQQVFGQVAFCFPTQKSNLVPALQASFSLADICWLNQHQWGDIRLAKFDSADARFADQAPTADLLRQAFEQGHTLLVDNLQTKNGLFATLCRQLSRQFACPTRCLAHWSPSYSEGQALQYDDQDAFVVQVSGSNNWQVDFNSEFRPFGGEAYQSTRVEQCKTLKQLKLAVGDILYLPRGSCYKAATGSEQSLHFTFSICSLRLRDLLLELLAPTRPDLDSLRPALRAEDFSPAQGENARAGLLGYLDALTSRLRSEPGLVDDALLAVHKNFASQLAPLNLQLDRQLHRGDPVLTLDTRLIVNPEQYFVFDESALRVYFSGGDIRLSAGYRWVFDLLRLTEGFSPQEIISQYQRSDREVELDAFAQLLAKDLLWLDRKTS; this is encoded by the coding sequence ATGACAAACGCGCCTAATCCATTGGGGATACCCGATATCACCTCTTTTTTACAGCAAGTCTTTGGCCAGGTCGCCTTCTGTTTTCCAACCCAAAAGTCAAACCTGGTGCCTGCGCTGCAAGCGTCTTTCTCACTCGCCGATATCTGCTGGTTGAACCAACATCAGTGGGGTGATATTCGCCTAGCCAAGTTTGATTCAGCAGATGCCAGGTTTGCCGATCAGGCGCCGACGGCCGACCTGCTCAGGCAAGCCTTTGAGCAGGGCCATACACTGCTGGTAGACAATTTACAGACCAAAAATGGCCTCTTTGCTACGCTCTGTCGGCAGTTAAGCCGTCAGTTTGCCTGCCCAACCCGCTGCCTCGCCCATTGGTCACCTTCGTACAGTGAGGGTCAGGCGCTGCAGTATGACGATCAGGATGCTTTTGTCGTCCAGGTGAGCGGCAGCAATAACTGGCAGGTCGATTTTAACAGCGAGTTTAGGCCCTTTGGGGGGGAAGCCTACCAGTCGACTCGGGTCGAACAGTGTAAAACGCTCAAACAACTGAAGTTGGCCGTAGGTGATATCCTCTATCTCCCGCGCGGCAGTTGTTATAAGGCCGCAACTGGAAGTGAGCAGTCGCTGCATTTTACGTTCTCGATTTGCAGTTTGCGCCTGCGGGATCTTTTGTTGGAATTGCTGGCACCGACGCGGCCGGATCTGGATTCCTTGCGACCGGCGCTGCGGGCGGAGGACTTTAGTCCGGCTCAGGGGGAGAACGCTCGAGCCGGGTTGTTGGGCTATCTGGATGCTCTAACTAGTCGACTTCGATCCGAACCAGGGCTGGTCGATGATGCCTTATTGGCAGTGCATAAAAACTTCGCCAGTCAACTGGCACCGCTCAATCTGCAGTTAGATCGACAGTTGCACCGTGGCGATCCGGTGCTAACCCTCGATACTCGTCTGATCGTCAATCCGGAACAGTACTTTGTCTTCGATGAATCCGCTCTGCGGGTGTACTTTAGCGGTGGAGACATTCGTCTGTCTGCTGGTTATCGCTGGGTGTTCGACCTACTACGCCTTACCGAGGGATTTTCACCACAGGAAATCATCAGCCAATACCAGCGCTCGGACCGCGAGGTCGAGCTGGACGCCTTCGCGCAACTGCTGGCGAAGGATCTACTCTGGTTAGACCGCAAGACCTCTTGA
- a CDS encoding AraC family transcriptional regulator gives MDGNTIATRGLLVTPELPALNDTNSSIRYLEHGASSAQATWHCHKELELHLVVASSGRFFIGDYIGRYEPGHLVLTGANLPHIWIADSDSQTESTPEPLRIKVINFDGDMFEAASQHISELREIVNIIRTGGAGHEFQPRDLAIYTDLYERIASSDGLEKMIAFLELMNNLVTEEKTTLSTARDWQDFAGPTLRVVNKAIDFILQHYNEKIRLEDVALHVRLSPNRLSKYFFESTGIKYIDFLIKVRISKACEQLKTSHNQITKICYDSGFTNVSNFNRHFLRIKGMTPKQYRDRANLRLS, from the coding sequence ACACCAATTCGTCTATTCGCTATCTCGAGCACGGTGCATCCAGTGCCCAAGCCACCTGGCATTGCCACAAAGAATTGGAACTGCATCTGGTGGTAGCCAGTTCTGGGCGGTTTTTTATTGGCGACTATATTGGCCGCTATGAACCCGGCCATCTGGTACTGACCGGCGCTAACCTGCCGCACATATGGATTGCGGATTCAGACTCACAAACGGAGTCGACCCCTGAACCCCTAAGGATCAAGGTCATTAATTTTGACGGCGACATGTTTGAAGCAGCGAGCCAGCATATTTCGGAACTGCGGGAGATCGTGAATATCATTCGCACGGGAGGCGCTGGCCATGAGTTTCAACCGCGCGACCTCGCGATCTACACCGATCTGTATGAACGTATTGCCAGCAGCGATGGCTTGGAAAAAATGATCGCTTTTCTGGAACTGATGAATAACTTGGTAACGGAGGAAAAGACTACTCTATCGACGGCTCGGGATTGGCAAGATTTTGCCGGCCCAACCCTGCGCGTGGTTAACAAGGCGATCGATTTTATCTTACAACATTACAACGAAAAAATTAGACTCGAAGATGTCGCCTTGCATGTCAGGCTTTCGCCGAATCGCCTGTCCAAGTACTTCTTCGAATCGACCGGCATTAAGTACATCGACTTTCTGATCAAGGTTCGAATTAGCAAGGCGTGTGAGCAATTGAAAACATCTCACAATCAAATCACCAAGATTTGTTACGACTCCGGCTTTACCAATGTCTCGAACTTTAATCGCCATTTTCTGCGCATCAAGGGTATGACCCCCAAGCAATATCGGGATCGGGCCAACCTACGACTAAGCTAG